GTCatcttcattttatttaaaactaaCAACATTGTACAATAAGTCATATTGATTATCAGTTATCAACAATATTGTTCAAAAAGAATAGCAGACTGTTAAATTGggtgcttttttgttattcaatAGAATGACTAAAATAATTAGCAAAATCTGTTGAATTTACATGTTAAAATCTAtagatgtgtttttatatatttttattatgttttacgGTTTGACAGCAAGAATGTATAAACTAACAGTTATAACTCAGACATTTTGTTTGTCAGGGATTTACTAACATTTAACCAATAGTTTAGGTTTCAATTGCAAATTTAGAGTAACTCAACAATTTTTTAATGCATGTGACAGACAGAACATTTCACATTATATCACACCGTACTCATCCCAGCTTGGTACCTGCAGCATTCATAGTGTGTTTAATCCAATCCTTATACACCTTCTCACAGATGTTCATGAATACATCTGCTTGAGTACAGGCAATCTTACCACCCATTACATGGACACCGATGAGCTTGCCATTGAACACCACTCCTCCACCAGAGTCCCCCTgggagagagatggacagatcgtaatttatttatgtcatttattGAAAAACTCATTTATAATGAATCATAATGATGTGCAGAAAAGATATCAAGTTAAAAGCAACTCACTGGACACGTATCCACTCCAGGACTTTGGTAACACAACTGTTTTTGATAGCTTACGGGCGGGTAGACATTTGGGAAGTTCATCAAATGATTTGTGCGAGTGTTACAGTTGACAACGTTGAGTTTTGCACATTGGAGTGTTTTTGATTCACCATTTACTATATGAGAatagaaaaaaagtatttctatattacaagaacaacaactttcatcatcatctacttAACGTGTTCACAGGAAATGTTTCcgccaacaaacaaacaaaactcttCATCCCAATTTGTTGTAGACATGCATAGTGGTTGGTACCAGTGGGTCCACCAGGTTGTCTTCttccacatgatgacatcatcttctAGCTTTACCACTGAGATGCAACGTAATGTGGACCAGAACACACAATGACCCTACAGGTCTCAGAGGGTCTATATCAATGTGTCAGCACTGTAaacaaaggtcatgaacatattgttaaaataAACACGATTCACCTTTTACATTACGCGGGCCTGGCTTTGTGGCTGCATGACCTGCCATCTGAACTTCATCCCCCCTGAAATacaaacaaagagaaagagTTTCCCTTAGACTCTCATGAGTTGAGCTTTGAGACTTATACAAGTGTAAAGATCCAGACTCACACTTTGAGAGGAGTGTTGCATTTAGAAAGGGCTATGGAGGGGTACTGGATATTGGTGGGGTTATAGATCTTCAGCAGCATGAGGTCATGTCTCCGTTGCTGGAAGTCCAAGCAAGATATCCAATAAGGTGTGACGGCCACTGGTGTTCTTTTTGTTGGATTCACATTCACCACGGCATACCTAGAAAGAAGTAAAGATTGAAGAGGAACATCACTGAATTATCATAAACACACCATCCGTTAACATTATAGTTCAGTAATCACTGAGAAATGCTGTCTTCACTGTGGGAAAGCTTTCGTTTCCTATCAAAGCGTCCCTGGCGGCTGCTTCAGGTCCGAATAGAAGAGAGACCCGGAGTCATCTCGGGACCTGAGCGCTGGAACACATGTTGCTCTTTGCTGCTACGTTGCCAGCAGCAGGCGACTTCAACAGAATGGTTTCCTTCGTCCCCCAGACCGGCTCAGCCCTCCACTGGACCTGGATGTCAGTTCCTAAAAGAACATTTCAGTATGAACGTCAGCCTTTCTTACAGTGTTGGCTCCCAGCAGTGAGCTGCAGTCAGGACCCAGTTGGAGCCGATCAGAGAGCCGCCGCAGACAAATCCATCCGGATCAGACCGTCTCAGTTGCACGTGGTACTGACGCTCGCTGGGGGAACAATCTGCACCTCCGATGATCCTCTTCTGCAGATCCACCACCGAGCCCGCCGCGACACCTGGAACACAGAGTCCTCCCCCGGTTGACCCTCAGAGAACAACTGTAGGAACGTGTGAAGACAAAGGCTGGACTTCCTGTGGAAGACTCCCAGACTCTGAGGAACAAAAGCAGCCAGGAGGAGATCACTCAccggccagcagcagcaggaggagaccCATCATGGCACCCATCTCCTTCAATGACTTCTCCCGGTGGAGCACGATGCGTTCCCTCGGTCCCGTTGGCCCTCCAGCCACCAATCACAGCGTGAAGGGTCATCAACACAAGCCCATTGGCTCCTGAGGTCCCACCCGATGCACATGAACCATCACGTATGGAGTTAAAGGAACCAAGAGGAGAACAACATGACTCCACGGTGTGGTCACAAGAGGAACTCCGAGGTGTTTATCATGAAGAAATGAGTTCATGTTGAATGACAGGAATTCATCTCAAGTAATGAAGGTAACATGTTACTGTACCTTTAATAAAGTCTGTGACGATGCTCAATGTGAgtgtatagtagtagtagtggtattGTAGTAGTAagagttgtagtagtagtagtattagtcgTTGTATAGTAGTAATTCTAGTTGTATAGTAGTAGTTttgtattagtagtagtagttttgTAGTCGTAATAGTAGTAGTTTTGTAGTGATAGTAGTAGTACATAATGAACATATAATGAACATTATCAACATAGTGATCATATACTGATCCTATATTGATCCTATAGTGATCATATGATGAGAAACTTCAGCCTTCGAGGCTTCAAACTCTCCGTTCTCACCAGTTCTGCACGTCTCCATGACAAGTCGCTCAGTCAGCTCATACGTGATCTTTATCGTTGTTGCTCTGGAAAGCAGAACGTTGATAAGCAGGCTTTCACAACCGGGCGATGTGGACACTGACACATCTGTCACCTCATCCTGAGCTGCAGATCAAGAGAAGAgcgtgctcctcttcctcacgcttCACAGGAGGATGAACACACTGTCCGTTTATTattccttcttttgtttttaatatttcattttttaacccATATGTAGTCAGTATACATTATAATATCATAGGACATGGTCAGTGTACATTATAATATCATAGGACATGGTCAGTGTACATTATAATATCATAgtacagggattcccaaagtgtggtgggcgcacccctgggggtgcgcgagctgcctctagggggtgcgcgagaggaaaaatgtaatggtggtctaatggtgtaataattaatattaaacattctcagggctctcaagtgtcatttcggtcttaaccagtggcgtccctaggctaaaaaacccgggctaaacccccccccccccccccccgtcaacaactcttgcattctgttgcgttgtttttttaaggtgtgggggattgggggtgcgtgaacccggtcgggatgtaaaagggggtgcgtggtctaaagagtttgggaacccctgtcaTAGTACATGGTCAGTGTACATTATATCATAGTACATGGTCAGTGTACATTATAATATCATAGTACATGGTCAGTATACATTATAATATCATAGTACATGGTCAGTATACATTATAATATCATAGTACATGGTCAGTGTACATTATAATATCATAGTACATGGTCAGTATACATTAAAATATCATAGTACATGGTCAGTATACATTATAAAACCACATCACATTCATATAACTTGTGTTTGATCCTTTATCTTGACTTCCAGATTCAGTTTCCACAGCAGAAGTGT
The nucleotide sequence above comes from Pseudoliparis swirei isolate HS2019 ecotype Mariana Trench chromosome 24, NWPU_hadal_v1, whole genome shotgun sequence. Encoded proteins:
- the LOC130189723 gene encoding kallikrein-8-like, translating into MGAMMGLLLLLLAGVAAGSVVDLQKRIIGGADCSPSERQYHVQLRRSDPDGFVCGGSLIGSNWVLTAAHCWEPTLYAVVNVNPTKRTPVAVTPYWISCLDFQQRRHDLMLLKIYNPTNIQYPSIALSKCNTPLKVGDEVQMAGHAATKPGPRNVKVNGESKTLQCAKLNVVNCNTRTNHLMNFPNVYPPVSYQKQLCYQSPGVDTCPGDSGGGVVFNGKLIGVHVMGGKIACTQADVFMNICEKVYKDWIKHTMNAAGTKLG